Genomic segment of Blastopirellula marina:
CCCAAGGCGATGGCCGAGAAGACGGCACAATTTCAGCAGTTTTACCTATTCGATAAGCAGGGCAAGCAAGTCATGCAGCGGAATGACAATCCGCTGAAAGAGGTCGGAGAGTATATCTACGACATGCAGGCTTGTGTTCCTTACGGTGGCTCGCATCCAGCACTGATGCAGGATCGAATTGCCGCCAAGGATTGGGAAACGCCTACTTTTCAACACGTCCCGCTGTGGCGGAACAAGGTCTGGTGGCGAGGGCGTCTGCGAAAAGCGTTTCCTCAGATCTTCGATCCTAAAAGACCGCAGGTCGACCATCAGCCGGCTAAGACCGAAGCTTCCAGCGTTTCGATCAAGTCGGTTACCTCGGCCAAAGCGGCGTAACGTAAAGCGGCTTTCGTCCCGAACAAGAAGACAACAAGGCCATCCAAATCGTTTGAATTGGATGGCCTTGCATTTTTCTTGCGATTGATCTGGCGTCGCGAACTACTTCGACGATGTTGGTTCGATATCTTTCAGCGAACGGCCTAGACGCTTACGGCTACCCGATCGGGTGCTGCCGCTGGAACTGCTCGAATTGCTGAGCTTCTGCTGCGACTTGGCGTTTTGAAGGAAGCCGAGCACGTTGTTGTCAGTGCCCTCGGCTTCGGTGGGCATGCCGATTTCTTCCACGGCATCGGATACGCCCAACAGGACTGCTGATTTAACCCCGTTACGCATCCATTCAAAGAAATTGAAGTTGCTCATTTCCGTACCTTTATGCAAACCGCCCATAACTTGGATTGGCGTGGGACGGTATCAGGTAACGGATAGCCGGTCCAGGGCAATTCAGTAAACAACCGTTGCGACATCGCTAGTTTCAGAACGTGCTATCACCTCGTTCGGATCACTAGCAAGTTGAGCCGTAATGCCAATGTGTAATGCGATCATTGAACAACACGCATGTTCGGCACAACCGGAACGGATGCCCCGCATTTTAGAATAGGCAGTCTAGAAAGAGCTTTATGCCTGCACAAACGCTGACGATAACGAGTGCTGTCGTAAGGATACGGTAGCAATCAGATTTCGTGCTCGCCGCAGGAGGCAGGTGGAAGATGACGGACGGATATCGCAGAAATTCCCAAGGATATGACGGGGAAGAACAAGGCTACGAACCATACAGCTGGGGTTCGTTCGCATTTGGGATCATGCTGGGCGTGATCTTGGTATATGTCTTTGCAGTGCGTCCTTCTGAAGAGCACCTGCACGAGCTCAATATTCGCGTCTCACGTCTCGATCGTACGGTCGAAAAGCTAACGAAGGCGAAAGAAACTGTTGATGGGACGGTCGACCTCTTGTCGCAACTGGCCAAGCAGAAAGAATTGACCGAGCAGGTCCAAGTCGTGGCCGATATGAACGAAAAGCTCAAAGCTCAGTTCAGCCGGCTTTCGACAATGAATGCCGATATCCACGAAGCTCAGGTCGCTTTGGATCGTATCGCCAGCTTGCACACCCGCGTTTCTGATCAGTACCCGATCGCTATTCAAGCCGAACAAGCGTTCAACCAGTTAGTGAACTTGCAATCGCAAGTCTTGCTGTCACAAAAAGACAGCCGCCTTGCCAGTTCTTCGTTGTCGGACCTGTTGCATTTGCAGCAGCGAATTGTGCAGCAGGCCGAAGATGCACGCTTGGCGGATATGGTTTTAAAAAATGTTTTTGCCATGCAAGATGATCTGATCGACGGTCAACATCTCGCGGAAAAAGCACGACGTGTGGCGAACAACATGATCCAAATCGAAACCGATTTAATCTGCCAGACCGAAGATTCCCAATTTGCGGTTCAATCTTTGGACCAACTTCTGACGATGCAAAGAAAATTGAATCGTGCGGGACGCACCATGGAGGACGGTCAGTCCCTCGTGGGGGAGCTGCTGGCTCAGGAGCAAAACCTGAAGCCCAGTTCGTCTCCGTCCTCACTCGCAAGTCCGTGGCACGCGTTGCAGACGCTGGCAGCACAGATGGCGCCGAAGCGACTGCTCCCGATGAGTTCCTCGGAACTGCATCGTCTTGCGGATCATTTGAGTCAGGGTGCACCCCAGTACGTTGCCGACCTTGTCGCACCAACTGCTGCCGAGGTCCGCTAAGACGATTGTTTGGCCGCTAAGTCGAGCCAACACCCCATCGCACAATTGCAGTTTGATACGGCGGCACGGAGGTCATAAGTCCATGTACGCCAGCATTGAGAGCGTCTCGCGTTGTTCGCAACACGGGACGCTCTTTTTTTGCTTCTTGGCTGGCACTGCTGTCGTCTGCTATCACCAAAGATCGTCCTTGGCGCTAACGATTGACCTTGGCCATGACTCGGAAATTTCCTATATGACGTCCTCGCGTTTTCAACCCCCGGACGCCGCAGTTAGGAAGTTCCCGCATGGGATGGTTCTCCCTTCGAACCACATTTGTATTGAGTTTCATCGTTCTCTCGGCACTAGCCCCGCTTGTGCACGGCGACGATCAATATGCGTACAGCGAAATTGGACGAAGTTACTTCGAGTCTCCGGTAGGTGAGTCCGATACGGCGGAGTTCGTCCACTATCTGGAACCTGAGGCCGATCTACAGTCATCGCTCAGCGATATAATGCGATTGCCGCCGCTACCAGAGTTGCCTGCCCCGAAACCGGCTACTACCGAAGCGACCAATCAGCCATCTCCTTCGGACACACCAACAGAAACCGCGCCGAAAGACGCCAAGCCGGCTGAAGAAGTTCCTCCTCCCGAAAAGAAGGAACCAAAGGAAGAGAAGCCTGCCGAATCGGAAAAGACACCTGGAAAACTGCCAGAGGTCGAGATTGAAGATTTGGAAGAGGAACGAAGCTATGGCTATCTCGACTACGTCCCTTACGGACAGTATGGCCACGTCGACTACTGGTTCGGCGAAGCGAAGTGGAAGAAAAGTGCGGAGCTTGGATTCAACGGTCAGACAGGTAACACGATCTCCAACAGTTTGCGTGTCGGCGGAAAAATTCGCCGTGAAGGGATAAGGACGATCTTTACCTCCGAATTCAAACACCTGCGGACCAGCGACAAGGACGGTTTGACCCAAGACAATGCATTCTTCAAGCATCGCTTGGAATGGCCGTTAAAATTGCACGAGCGGTGGGCTTTGCATGAGAATACCAACCTTGAATACGACGCCTTCAAAGCGTTTGACTTGCGATTGGTCTTCAATGGTGGTCTCAGCTACAAGCCGTATAAGACCGACAAAACCGATTGGACATTATCCGCTGGTTCTGGTTTTTCGCAGGAGTTCGGCAGTCCACAGATGGGGGTGATCCCGGAAGGTTCATTCGGGTCGGACTTCACACACAAGATTACCGATAAGCAGACCTTGACGTTTAATTTCGACTTCTACCCAGCGTTCGAGGCTAATGAAGGTTATCGTTTCACGAATGAAGCGAGCTACTCGATTGCCTTGGATCACGGCCTATCGCTGAAGATCAGTGCTTACGATCGCTACGATAGTACGCCGAATAATCGTAAGCGAAACGACCTGGACTACGCCTGCTTGCTGTTGTGGGAATTCTAAGCGGAATGGATATCCCGTGGCGCATCGCCTTTTCGGGTGGTTTATAATTCCGAGAGCGGA
This window contains:
- a CDS encoding DUF481 domain-containing protein, which codes for MGWFSLRTTFVLSFIVLSALAPLVHGDDQYAYSEIGRSYFESPVGESDTAEFVHYLEPEADLQSSLSDIMRLPPLPELPAPKPATTEATNQPSPSDTPTETAPKDAKPAEEVPPPEKKEPKEEKPAESEKTPGKLPEVEIEDLEEERSYGYLDYVPYGQYGHVDYWFGEAKWKKSAELGFNGQTGNTISNSLRVGGKIRREGIRTIFTSEFKHLRTSDKDGLTQDNAFFKHRLEWPLKLHERWALHENTNLEYDAFKAFDLRLVFNGGLSYKPYKTDKTDWTLSAGSGFSQEFGSPQMGVIPEGSFGSDFTHKITDKQTLTFNFDFYPAFEANEGYRFTNEASYSIALDHGLSLKISAYDRYDSTPNNRKRNDLDYACLLLWEF